The sequence GCCACGTAGAGGTGCTTCTCGTTGCGCTTCGCCAGCGTCCAGAAGAAGTTCACCGCGAACACCACCCACACCACCGTGATGGCGATATCGATGGGCCACTCGAGCTCGGCGTACTCTTTTCCTTGGGTGAAGCCGAGGGGGAGCGAGAGCGCCGCCGACACGATGATGGCCTGCCAGCCCCAGAAGTGGAACTTCCCGAGGGCGTCCGAGGCCATACGGGTCTTCAAGAGTCGCTGGGTGGAGTGGTAGATTCCGGCGAACACCATGTTCCCGACGAACGCGAAGATGACGGCGTTCGTGTGGAGCGGGCGAAGCCGACCATAGCCGAGGAACGGGTGCACGTTGGCCGGCCACCAGGCCAGCTGGAGCGCCACGATGACGCCGACCAGCATTCCCACGATCCCCCACATGACGGACGCGGCGACGAACTGCCTCGGCAGGTCGTCGTCGTAGGTCACTTTCACCTCGGAGGTCTCGATCTCTGTCGCTTCACTCATGAGCGTCCTCGGTTTCTTCCTTTTCTATCGGCAGCAGCGCCAGGCGGTCGGACTCCTCGAAGTCGCGCTGCTTCCACGAAAAGAGGAAGAGCGCTATCGAGCCGACCACCAACATCAAACTCACGAACACCTGCAAAACTACGACGTCCATATCTTGGCCCCCGCCGAGAGCTCTCTCATGGTGAGCACGATGAGGCCCACCGAGGAGAGCGGCATGAGCACGGCGCAGAGGAGGGGCGACATGTGCCCCGACGCCGCGAGGGCCACCGTCACCACGTTGTAGGCAATGGCCACACCGATATTCCTGCGCACGACTCCGCGAAGCCGCCGCGCCACGCGCAGGGCCCGGCGCACGCCCTCGAAGCCCGCGCCAGTGAAGAAGAAGTCGGCGCGGCTCGCGACGAAGGGGCGATCGACCGCGGGAGTCCCCGAGCAGAGGGCGACCTCGAGCGCCAGGGCGTCGTTGACGCCGTCGCCGATCATCAGCGTCTTGGCGGCGTCGTTGGCCTCGATCCACGCGCGCTTCGCCCGTGGATCGGCGCCCGCGACGACGCGGTCGGCGGGGATGTCGAAGCAAGCCGCCACCGAGACCGCGCGGTCCTCGCGATCTCCAGTGAGCACGAACGCCTCGTAGCCGTCGCCGACGAGCCCCGCCACGTCGCGCTCGGCGCCGTCGCGGAGAACCTCTTCGGTCTCGAACGAGGCGCGCACGACGCCGCGCTCCATGTACACGACGTCGCCGGGATCCGCGGGGGAGCCGGACACGGCGCGCGGCGGGGCGCCCAGGTAGGCCGTGGCCGAGCGCACCCCTCGACCGGGCTCCTCCGTCGTGATGAAGTCGTCGTCGAGGACCGCGTCTTCCCCCACGAGCGCGGCAGAGATCGCCTCCGCCTTCGGGTGCGAGCTGCGCACCGCGAGGTTGTACAGCACGCGCCGGCTCGGGGAGGAGAGCGCCGCGAGGGGGGCCAGATCGCGGAGGACGAGCCGCCCGGTGGTGAGGGTGCCGGTCTTGTCGAACACCACGCGGCGCACCTCCATCGCGCGGTCCAGGAATCCGTCGGCGCGGACGAACAGCCCGGCGCGCCGAAGCCCCGCGTGGGCGAGCTCATAGGCGAAGGGCGTGGCGATGCCCATCGCGCATGGGCAGGTGACGATGAGCAGGCCGCTCGAGACCTCGAAGGCCCGCCACGGACCGGCGTGAAGTGCCCAGAACGCGAAGGTGGCCGCGGCCAGCAGCAGCACGATGACGACGTAGGCGCGGGAGAAGGCCTGCCAGAACTCGACCTGTGCGCGGCCCTCGGGGACGGCGCGCAGGAGGTCGCGGAGACCCGACTCCTCGAAGTCTTGGGCGAGCCGCACCCGCGTCGCCTCCGCTTGGCGGAGGAAGGCACCGGCCGGCACGCGCTCGGCCTCGGCGTAGCGGGCTGGCTCGGGCTCGCCGGTGATCCAGTCGAGCGAGAAGCTCGCGGCGCCCCCGAGCGGGGTCGCGTCGACCGGCACGAGATCGCCCGGCGCGAGGAGGATGACGTCGCCTCGACGGAGCTCGCGGCCCTTCACGATCTCCACATGACCGTCACGCACGCGGCGCGCGAGCAGGCCGTCGGCGCCGTCGCTCTCGAGGAGGTAGGCTCGGTTCTGGCGCAGCACGCGCTCCTGCAGGAAGCGCCCGACGAGCATGAGCGCGATGAACACGTTCAGCGTGTCGAAGTAGGTCTGCGCGCCAGACCTCGCGAAGAAGCCGTGCGCGGACGAGGCGTACGCGAGCCCGATCCCGAGCGCGATGGGCAAGTCGAGGTGAAAGGCGCGCCGCCGCAGCGTGGCCCAAGCCGAGCGGAAGAACACCGCCCCGCCCACGACGACGCTGACGGTGGAGAGCGCGAAATCGAGCGTGTGAAACAGCCGATAGAGCGCCCCTTCGCGGAGCCCCGCGTAGGTAGAAATCGCGAAGATCATGGTGTTCATCGCGATCGCGATGCACACGCCCATGCGCCAGACGAGGTCGTCGGGGGGGCTCTCGGCGCCGCGCTTGGCCGACGAGAAGCGGTAGCCGAAGCGGCTCAGGCCGTCGACGAAGGTCTCGAGGGGGAACGACGGGGTGACCACGAGCTCGCAGCGCCCGGTAGACGGGGTCGCCCGCACGTGACCGGCCTTCGCGTGCCTGCGAAACAGCTCCTGGAAGATCCACACGCACGCGGAGCAGTGCATCCCCTGGACGTCCAGGACAACCTTCGTGAGCCCGCGCGCGCCGCGGAGGGCGACGCCCTCGGCCTCGAGCCAAAGGCGATCCGGGCGGGCGGCGCCCTCGGTCATGGGGTTGCCGCTGCCCAGCTCGTAGTAGCGCAGCAGCCCCTCCGAGCGGAGGAGCTCGTTTACGTTCTCGCAGCCCGAGCAGCAGAACGTGCTCGTGCCGCTCGGTAGTCCGCAGTGCGCACAGGCCCCCGCCCGCCTGTCAGTCGCAGGTATCGGAAGCGCCGACATGGCTGCCCCGCGATCAGAGCTTCTGGCGCGGCGGCGAGACCGGCAAGACGCTGGAGTGGTGGGACTCGTGCTTCGAGTGCTGCTGGCACCACTCCACCTTGCCCTGGCTCGCCTGGCGAACCTCGGCGCACCGCTCGCAAGGCGGCAGGACGTGCGGCGCATTGTCGGACTCCTTCGGCCGCACCACGACGACGGAGCACGGAGCGAGCCGCACCGTGCGCTCCGCTATGGATCCAAAGAACGCCCGGGCGAGCCCGGTCCGACCGTGGGTTCCGACGAACACGAAGTCGGCGTCGGCGGACCGCGCCACGTCCGAGAGTATCGTCGCGGGCTCGCCGACGTTGACGTGCGTGACGAGCGTGACCCCGACGGGCAACGTCTGGCGCTCGACCGTCTCGCGCAGCGCCTCCGCCTGGTAGTCGAGGCGAGCCAGCTGCGCGTTCGCGGCGCCCTGGTCTTCGTCGACGCCCGGCATGAGCGCCAAGGCCCTCACCACGTGAACGGTCGAAGGCGCCAGGCTCGCCGCGTGGGCGATGGCGGCCTCGAGGGCACGGCCCGCCAGCTCGGAGGTGTCATAGCCAACGACGATGTTGCGCTTCAGGGTCATGGCTCGCCATCAGCAATCGGTGTGCCACGGGCGCACGCACGAAATTTCGGCAAAATCAGCGCGCTCGTTGGCCGCGCGTGGAGGACGCCGCAGCGCTTGCCGAGCCCGCGCAAACTCTGCGCAGGGGACCGCGCGAGGGGCGAGCGCGAGCGCACGCGCCGACGAGGAGCGCCGCCCCGGCGCGCCTCGCCGTCCGCTGGCGGGCCGCGGCCCCGTACTTGCAGCGCCCGCGTCGCGCCCGAGACCGCTGAGCTGGCTCGACGGGGATCGGAGGACGCTGTCCACCTGGTCTGGGTCCCGAGCCCAACGCAGACGCCTCGGCCTCGAGACTCACGCTCGCCCAGTCGACCGGTCATCCCACAGTTCATCGCGGCGGGGTCTCCGCTGCGCGCGAGGTCCCTTCTTGTCCATTCAGCTACAGTTCTTCGGCGCCGCCGGTACGGTCACGGGATCTCGGCACGTCGTGTCGACCGCCCAGAGCTCGATCCTCCTCGACTGCGGCCTCGTGCAGGGGCGCCGACTCGACTCGTTCGCCGCGAACCGATCGCTCGGCTTCGATCCGCGCTCGATCGACGCGGTCGTCCTCTCTCACGCGCACATCGACCACTCGGGCGCGCTGCCCATGTTGGTCAAGCTGGGCTACGACGGCGCGATCTACTCGACCGCCGCCACGCGCGACCTCTGCGCGGTCATGCTCCAGGACGCCGCCCGCATCCAGCGCGCGGACGCCGACTACATCGGTCGACTGATCGAGCGCGGGGCGGACGACCTCCAGCGCGTCGAGCCCCTCTATGGCGAGGACGACGTCGTCGCGGCGCTCGATCGCTTCACGGGGTGCGAGTACCACCGCCACGCGCAGATAACCCCCGACGCGCGGCTCTCTCTCCTCGACGCGGGCCACGTCCTCGGGAGCGCCATCTCGGTGCTCGACCTCGACGACGAGGGGCAGAACGCGCGCGTCGTCTTCACCGGCGACCTCGGGCGAACGAACATGCCGATCCTCCGCGATCCGGACGTACCCAGCGGCGTGAACGTGCTCATTCTGGAGAGCACCTACGGCAACCGCGTGCACGCGCCCCTCGAGGCGATGGACGACGAGCTGGCGGTCATCCTCACGCGGACGGCGAAGCGCGGCGGCAAGGTCGTGATTCCCACCTTCGCCCTCGAGCGCGCACAGGAGATCGTGATGGCGATCGCGCGACTCCGAGCGAAGCGCGCGGTGCCGCTCGTGCCGGTGTACGTCGACTCACCCCTCACGGTGAAGATCACCGACATCTTTCGGATGCACCCCGAGTGCCTCGACGCGGAGGCCCGCGCGTCGATCCGCGGCAGCGCGAGCCCGTTCGATTTCGACGATCTCCACTACGTGTCGGATCCCGAGGACTCGAAGGCGATCGACGCGTCGCCAGACCCGTGCGTCATCCTCTCGGCGAGCGGCATGTGCGAGGGCGGTCGCGTGCTCCACCACCTCCGCGCGACGATGGAGCACGACCAGAACGCGATCGTCATCGTCGGCTTTCAGGCGCAGCACACGCTCGGGCGCCGGCTCGTCGAGCGGCGCTCCAGGGTGCGCATCTTCGGGATCGAGCGCCCTGTCAACGCGAGCGTCCACGTGCTGAACGGCTTCAGCGCCCACGCCGGACGCGACGAGCTGCTCGCGTTCGCCGAGGCGGTGCGCGACCGCGGCCCGCTCCGCACCGTCGTCCTCGTCCACGGCGAGCGCCCGGCGCAGGAGGCGCTCGCCGAAGGGCTCCGCGAGCGCGGGTTCCCAGACGTGCGCGTCCCGCAGCTCGGCGAGAGCATGGTCGTGTAGCCCGTCGACTCTCCAGCCGGGCGCGTCCACGATGCACGACGGTCGGGCGCCTTCGACGAAGTGGCGCGCTCGTCGTTCTCGAGGGCGGAACATTCCTTCGCTTTTATTGCGTATTTTGCCCCACTCCCGGCTCGTAGAGAATGGCGCAAATGTCCGTACCGCGCACACCTGCCGTCTACATTCCCCACGGCGGAGGGCCCTGGCCCTTCGTCGACGTCGGGTTCGGTGAGCCCGACTCCTTGGCGCGCCTCGCCGCCCACCTTCGGGGCCTCCGAGGGCTCCCGTCCACGCCACCGCGCGCCGTGCTCGTCGTGTCGGCGCACTGGGAAGAGCGTCTACCCACCGTGACGACCGCAGAGCGCCCCCCCCTGCTCTTCGACTACTTCGGGTTCCCTCCGGCGGCGTACGAGCTCACGTGGCCGGCACCGGGCAGCCCTTGGCTGGCAGGGCGCACGCGCGCGCTCCTCGACGCGGCAGGCATCGCGAGCGCCGAGGCGCCCGAGCGGGGCTTCGACCACGGCGTCTTCGTGCCTATGAAGCTCGCCTACCCCGCGGCCGAGGTGCCTACGGTGCAGCTGTCGCTCAAGGCCGGGCTCGACCCCGCGAGCCACCTCGCGATCGGCCGCGCGCTCGCGCCCCTCCGCGACGAGGGCGTGTTCGTGATCGGCAGCGGCATGAGCTACCACAACATGCGCGGCTTCGGCCGGCGCGAGGCGCGGGCGGCGTCGCTCGCGTTCGACGCTTGGCTCGCCGAGACCGTCGCGCTCCCTCGCGAGCGCCGCGACGCGCGCCTCGTAGAGTGGCGGGCTGCGCCCTCCGGGCTCGAGGTTCATCCGCGGGAAGAGCACCTGCTCCCGCTCATGGTCGTTGCGGGCGCTGCGGGCGACGACCCGGGCTCGGTGCCGTACGC comes from Myxococcales bacterium and encodes:
- a CDS encoding cytochrome oxidase, translating into MDVVVLQVFVSLMLVVGSIALFLFSWKQRDFEESDRLALLPIEKEETEDAHE
- a CDS encoding HAD-IC family P-type ATPase — translated: MSALPIPATDRRAGACAHCGLPSGTSTFCCSGCENVNELLRSEGLLRYYELGSGNPMTEGAARPDRLWLEAEGVALRGARGLTKVVLDVQGMHCSACVWIFQELFRRHAKAGHVRATPSTGRCELVVTPSFPLETFVDGLSRFGYRFSSAKRGAESPPDDLVWRMGVCIAIAMNTMIFAISTYAGLREGALYRLFHTLDFALSTVSVVVGGAVFFRSAWATLRRRAFHLDLPIALGIGLAYASSAHGFFARSGAQTYFDTLNVFIALMLVGRFLQERVLRQNRAYLLESDGADGLLARRVRDGHVEIVKGRELRRGDVILLAPGDLVPVDATPLGGAASFSLDWITGEPEPARYAEAERVPAGAFLRQAEATRVRLAQDFEESGLRDLLRAVPEGRAQVEFWQAFSRAYVVIVLLLAAATFAFWALHAGPWRAFEVSSGLLIVTCPCAMGIATPFAYELAHAGLRRAGLFVRADGFLDRAMEVRRVVFDKTGTLTTGRLVLRDLAPLAALSSPSRRVLYNLAVRSSHPKAEAISAALVGEDAVLDDDFITTEEPGRGVRSATAYLGAPPRAVSGSPADPGDVVYMERGVVRASFETEEVLRDGAERDVAGLVGDGYEAFVLTGDREDRAVSVAACFDIPADRVVAGADPRAKRAWIEANDAAKTLMIGDGVNDALALEVALCSGTPAVDRPFVASRADFFFTGAGFEGVRRALRVARRLRGVVRRNIGVAIAYNVVTVALAASGHMSPLLCAVLMPLSSVGLIVLTMRELSAGAKIWTS
- a CDS encoding universal stress protein — translated: MTLKRNIVVGYDTSELAGRALEAAIAHAASLAPSTVHVVRALALMPGVDEDQGAANAQLARLDYQAEALRETVERQTLPVGVTLVTHVNVGEPATILSDVARSADADFVFVGTHGRTGLARAFFGSIAERTVRLAPCSVVVVRPKESDNAPHVLPPCERCAEVRQASQGKVEWCQQHSKHESHHSSVLPVSPPRQKL
- a CDS encoding MBL fold metallo-hydrolase, with the translated sequence MSIQLQFFGAAGTVTGSRHVVSTAQSSILLDCGLVQGRRLDSFAANRSLGFDPRSIDAVVLSHAHIDHSGALPMLVKLGYDGAIYSTAATRDLCAVMLQDAARIQRADADYIGRLIERGADDLQRVEPLYGEDDVVAALDRFTGCEYHRHAQITPDARLSLLDAGHVLGSAISVLDLDDEGQNARVVFTGDLGRTNMPILRDPDVPSGVNVLILESTYGNRVHAPLEAMDDELAVILTRTAKRGGKVVIPTFALERAQEIVMAIARLRAKRAVPLVPVYVDSPLTVKITDIFRMHPECLDAEARASIRGSASPFDFDDLHYVSDPEDSKAIDASPDPCVILSASGMCEGGRVLHHLRATMEHDQNAIVIVGFQAQHTLGRRLVERRSRVRIFGIERPVNASVHVLNGFSAHAGRDELLAFAEAVRDRGPLRTVVLVHGERPAQEALAEGLRERGFPDVRVPQLGESMVV
- a CDS encoding dioxygenase, with translation MSVPRTPAVYIPHGGGPWPFVDVGFGEPDSLARLAAHLRGLRGLPSTPPRAVLVVSAHWEERLPTVTTAERPPLLFDYFGFPPAAYELTWPAPGSPWLAGRTRALLDAAGIASAEAPERGFDHGVFVPMKLAYPAAEVPTVQLSLKAGLDPASHLAIGRALAPLRDEGVFVIGSGMSYHNMRGFGRREARAASLAFDAWLAETVALPRERRDARLVEWRAAPSGLEVHPREEHLLPLMVVAGAAGDDPGSVPYADVLMGVRISSARFG